In the Aneurinibacillus soli genome, one interval contains:
- a CDS encoding ABC transporter substrate-binding protein, which yields MRRAAVVCILFVFAMMMAGCGQGKQAESAPQTSAKSDASKQVKVGITQIVEHPALDSIRKGIIDQLAAEGYKDGTSMQLEYVNAQNDMNNVATIAQKMAADHKDIIIPITTPSAQAVVNQAKDTPVVFSAVTDPVAAKIVPALDKPKANVTGTSDASPMDKQVELVHAFVPKLKNLGVIYNTGEVNASVQVDMIEKAAQAKGIKVVRAGVTNSNEVKPGAESLAGKVDAILIPVDNTVVSSFESLLKAANAAKIPVFASDSDTVKRGAVATYGIDYYKLGKQTGVMAARVLRGEKPGDIPVETLKDVQLIVNAKAAQSFGLSIPEQLKAGAQIIK from the coding sequence ATGAGAAGAGCAGCAGTTGTATGCATCCTGTTCGTATTCGCAATGATGATGGCAGGGTGTGGTCAGGGAAAACAGGCAGAAAGTGCGCCGCAGACGTCTGCAAAATCAGATGCAAGCAAGCAGGTGAAAGTCGGCATTACCCAGATTGTTGAACACCCGGCGCTTGATTCGATTCGCAAAGGCATTATTGACCAGTTGGCAGCGGAAGGATACAAAGACGGCACGTCCATGCAGCTTGAATACGTCAACGCGCAGAACGACATGAACAATGTCGCGACAATTGCCCAGAAGATGGCGGCGGATCATAAGGATATCATTATCCCGATTACGACGCCGTCTGCGCAGGCTGTTGTCAACCAGGCCAAAGACACCCCGGTTGTGTTCTCGGCTGTTACCGACCCGGTAGCGGCAAAGATTGTCCCGGCACTTGATAAGCCGAAGGCAAACGTGACAGGTACATCTGATGCGTCTCCGATGGATAAGCAGGTGGAACTGGTGCACGCTTTTGTTCCAAAGCTGAAGAACCTTGGTGTCATCTACAATACGGGTGAAGTGAATGCGTCTGTTCAAGTCGATATGATCGAGAAAGCGGCGCAGGCAAAAGGCATTAAAGTCGTGCGTGCTGGCGTGACGAATTCAAACGAAGTAAAACCGGGTGCAGAGTCGCTTGCTGGTAAGGTGGATGCGATTCTCATTCCGGTGGATAACACGGTTGTGTCTTCTTTTGAATCGCTGCTGAAGGCAGCCAATGCTGCGAAAATTCCAGTGTTTGCGTCTGATAGCGACACAGTGAAGCGCGGTGCGGTTGCGACGTATGGCATTGACTATTACAAGCTGGGCAAGCAGACAGGTGTGATGGCCGCACGTGTTCTGCGCGGTGAGAAGCCGGGAGACATCCCGGTGGAAACACTGAAAGATG